A portion of the Paenibacillus marchantiae genome contains these proteins:
- the perR gene encoding peroxide-responsive transcriptional repressor PerR, with amino-acid sequence MATRVQHALEHLKTTGVRITPQRHAILNYLMESMGHPTADEIYRALEPQFPSMSVATVYNNLKMFLEAGMVRELTYGDNSSRFDANVTDHYHVICDKCGKIEDFSYPSLKSVELQAESSTGFEVHGHRLEVYGVCKSCRD; translated from the coding sequence ATGGCAACACGTGTCCAACATGCGTTGGAGCATCTGAAAACGACCGGTGTCCGTATTACACCCCAGCGTCATGCCATATTGAACTATCTGATGGAATCCATGGGGCATCCGACAGCCGATGAAATTTACCGTGCGCTTGAACCCCAGTTTCCCAGTATGAGCGTGGCGACTGTATATAACAATTTGAAGATGTTTCTGGAAGCGGGCATGGTCCGGGAGTTGACATACGGGGATAACTCAAGTCGCTTCGATGCCAATGTGACGGATCATTACCATGTTATCTGTGATAAATGCGGCAAGATTGAAGATTTTAGTTATCCTTCGCTAAAAAGCGTGGAGCTCCAGGCGGAGTCAAGTACAGGATTTGAAGTACATGGTCACCGGTTGGAAGTATATGGTGTTTGTAAAAGTTGCAGGGATTAA
- a CDS encoding MBL fold metallo-hydrolase, producing the protein MLNIRTFSLGPLQTNAYLLQGDDPGKAVIIDPGMNPGSLLKAIQDLEIEAILLTHAHFDHMGGVDEIRKLKGCPVYLHDLESDWLTTPKLNGSLNWPQATPPLSTDPAEYALDEGQTLNFIGHTFKVYHTPGHSPGSVSLLCGDDLFAGDVLFRMGVGRTDLTGGRERDLIDSIQNKLYTFADEVKVYPGHGPKTTIGYEKKNNPYVSAR; encoded by the coding sequence ATGCTTAACATTCGTACATTTTCTTTGGGACCGCTCCAGACCAATGCGTATCTGTTGCAGGGTGATGATCCAGGTAAAGCCGTAATCATTGACCCTGGAATGAATCCGGGCTCATTACTCAAAGCTATTCAGGACCTGGAGATCGAAGCGATCCTGCTTACTCACGCGCATTTTGATCATATGGGCGGCGTGGATGAAATTCGCAAATTGAAAGGCTGTCCCGTTTATTTGCATGACTTGGAGAGTGATTGGCTTACGACGCCGAAATTGAATGGTTCTTTGAACTGGCCGCAGGCTACCCCGCCGCTTTCGACAGATCCAGCTGAATATGCCTTGGACGAAGGGCAGACTCTGAACTTTATTGGTCATACGTTCAAAGTGTACCATACACCGGGACACTCCCCAGGCAGTGTAAGTCTGCTGTGTGGTGACGATCTGTTTGCTGGTGATGTTCTGTTCCGTATGGGTGTAGGCAGAACGGATCTGACCGGAGGTCGTGAACGGGATCTGATTGATTCCATCCAGAACAAGTTATACACCTTCGCGGATGAGGTCAAAGTGTATCCAGGTCATGGTCCCAAAACGACAATCGGATATGAGAAGAAGAACAATCCTTACGTGTCTGCAAGATGA
- a CDS encoding DUF4097 family beta strand repeat-containing protein gives MNRKVRVGRYTAAALLVAVGVLLILDKRWGTDYVYEMVDWWPLLLVVLGVEYILLFLVTRRRGNAGSDNQGEKIKMRFRPDAKGILTSLVLTASVFIVSEQDHYMHLWNRVSLNLGAASMDYSQAAGYMEDKGTIRVPVGMDTSDLVVEGVNGDISIQRGDTEEIEVRTVVWVDQTTEVQAKAVADASFVEADGTKVIHIKTTGKTYGENEKTQPRMNITITIPDDRRFNLDIRTSNGAILLNRPEAISTILAETGNGRIRITNAVGDISGKTLNGDVVVANAIGNVDLNSNRGDMKARGVSGNVNLTTQVGSINITDSVGEITADTRNGNINVDGASLAVKAQSLNGSISIVSAKVGGDWDVYSAVGAINILLPERGDYSLSGSSSYGDLQTDLPFKVKNKTIEGQLGEGEYTVKVEGNSDLTIDRNPAVPPVGTNSLDSEDTDDNLEQMTEDGQNSQDQTSEVP, from the coding sequence ATGAACCGTAAAGTCCGGGTCGGCCGCTATACGGCTGCCGCCTTACTCGTAGCTGTCGGTGTGCTGTTGATTTTGGATAAACGGTGGGGAACGGACTATGTATATGAGATGGTCGATTGGTGGCCCCTCTTGCTCGTTGTGTTAGGTGTAGAATACATACTGTTGTTCTTAGTGACACGTCGAAGAGGGAATGCAGGTTCAGACAACCAAGGTGAGAAAATTAAAATGCGCTTCAGACCCGATGCGAAGGGCATCCTGACGTCCCTTGTCCTGACGGCTTCTGTATTTATCGTTTCTGAGCAGGATCATTATATGCATTTGTGGAACAGGGTGAGTCTTAATCTCGGAGCGGCATCCATGGACTATAGTCAGGCAGCAGGATATATGGAAGATAAGGGCACGATTCGGGTGCCTGTAGGTATGGATACATCGGACCTTGTTGTTGAGGGAGTGAACGGGGATATCTCGATACAGCGGGGGGATACGGAAGAAATTGAAGTGCGCACGGTAGTTTGGGTGGATCAGACAACTGAAGTACAGGCCAAAGCAGTGGCGGACGCTTCTTTTGTTGAGGCAGACGGGACAAAAGTGATTCATATCAAGACTACAGGCAAAACGTATGGAGAGAACGAGAAAACACAGCCGCGGATGAATATCACCATAACGATCCCGGATGATCGTCGTTTCAATCTCGATATTCGGACGTCCAATGGAGCCATATTGTTGAATCGTCCGGAAGCCATTAGTACCATTTTGGCCGAGACCGGAAATGGACGGATAAGAATTACGAATGCCGTAGGTGATATTTCCGGTAAAACGCTGAATGGTGATGTCGTTGTGGCAAATGCGATCGGAAATGTGGACTTGAACAGTAATCGTGGGGACATGAAGGCCCGTGGGGTTTCTGGAAATGTGAATCTGACTACACAAGTCGGAAGTATTAACATCACGGACTCCGTCGGAGAGATCACAGCGGATACCCGAAACGGAAATATCAATGTAGACGGCGCAAGCTTGGCAGTCAAAGCTCAATCCCTCAATGGGAGTATAAGTATTGTTTCCGCCAAAGTAGGCGGTGACTGGGACGTTTATAGCGCTGTAGGTGCTATTAACATTCTGCTTCCGGAGCGGGGGGATTATAGCCTCAGTGGTTCCAGCAGTTATGGAGATCTGCAAACGGATCTGCCGTTTAAAGTGAAGAATAAAACGATTGAGGGCCAGCTTGGTGAAGGAGAGTATACTGTTAAAGTTGAAGGTAACAGCGACCTTACTATTGATCGTAATCCTGCAGTGCCTCCTGTTGGAACGAATTCATTGGATTCGGAAGATACAGACGATAACTTGGAACAAATGACCGAAGACGGACAGAATTCCCAAGACCAAACGTCCGAAGTTCCCTGA
- the sigY gene encoding RNA polymerase sigma factor SigY: MMQMEAAELEEVQRAIQGDDSALAELLQRHYAFVYKYLVKVTMDPNVAEETVQDTMIRCMENIYRYDGSSAFSSWMITIATRIYIDKSRRRRREQIWLEAIRNQAVRKLRWQFESRNEEWTDVMDAMTRLTPEHRIAVLLKHYYGYGYDEIGEMLGIPSGTAKSRTAYGLRQLRKELG; the protein is encoded by the coding sequence ATGATGCAGATGGAGGCAGCCGAACTGGAAGAGGTACAGAGAGCGATACAGGGGGATGACAGTGCACTGGCAGAACTACTGCAGCGTCACTACGCCTTTGTGTATAAGTATCTTGTCAAAGTAACGATGGACCCCAACGTTGCTGAGGAGACGGTGCAGGATACGATGATTCGATGTATGGAAAATATTTATAGATACGATGGCTCGTCTGCCTTTTCGTCATGGATGATTACGATTGCCACCCGTATATATATCGACAAGTCCAGGCGCAGACGAAGAGAACAGATTTGGCTGGAAGCCATTCGTAATCAGGCTGTACGGAAATTGCGGTGGCAATTTGAGAGCCGGAATGAAGAATGGACAGATGTTATGGATGCTATGACAAGGTTAACCCCAGAACATCGTATTGCCGTCCTGCTGAAGCATTATTATGGTTATGGCTATGATGAAATCGGTGAAATGCTGGGTATTCCATCCGGAACGGCGAAGTCTCGAACTGCCTATGGCCTTCGTCAATTGAGAAAGGAGCTGGGTTGA
- a CDS encoding MgtC/SapB family protein encodes MGNPWLIDEWHILLRLLLAMLLGGLVGLERERSNHAAGLRTHILVCLGSALIMMLSIYGFKDFANELNVRIDPARLATAVITGVGFLGAGTILFTGKSITGLTTAASIWVVAAIGLATGAGFFFASIVSTVLVLLNLWVFNKLELRYIRGNKLHVVTLHTLSEPGFLEQVSSFMEQEKIKIRKITVNEQDLAYAEMISVERKIEIVLHVYMPHELSAVHLVSKLRQWEHVTKVSVE; translated from the coding sequence TTGGGCAATCCCTGGTTAATAGATGAGTGGCACATTTTATTGCGATTATTACTGGCTATGCTGCTTGGAGGGCTTGTAGGCCTGGAGCGGGAGCGTTCCAATCATGCTGCCGGTCTGCGTACCCATATTTTGGTATGTCTTGGATCTGCACTAATCATGATGTTGTCTATTTATGGTTTTAAAGATTTTGCAAATGAATTAAACGTAAGAATTGATCCGGCCCGTCTGGCTACAGCCGTTATTACAGGCGTTGGGTTTCTCGGAGCGGGCACGATTCTTTTTACCGGCAAATCGATTACCGGACTGACAACGGCGGCTTCCATTTGGGTTGTGGCAGCCATCGGACTAGCAACAGGCGCAGGATTCTTTTTTGCCTCCATCGTGTCAACCGTCTTGGTATTACTTAATCTCTGGGTATTCAACAAGTTGGAGCTTAGGTATATACGAGGAAACAAACTGCATGTCGTTACACTTCATACTTTGTCTGAGCCCGGTTTTCTGGAACAGGTATCTTCATTTATGGAGCAGGAGAAGATCAAAATCCGTAAAATAACGGTGAATGAACAGGATTTGGCTTATGCTGAAATGATATCGGTTGAACGCAAAATTGAAATTGTGCTGCATGTCTACATGCCACATGAATTGAGTGCAGTGCATCTCGTATCCAAGTTAAGACAGTGGGAACATGTAACGAAAGTGTCAGTCGAATAA
- a CDS encoding GNAT family N-acetyltransferase — MKIQSLSLNDLETVGQLWRLQHVAYRLEAEIIGFQEIPPLMDTMETLQNCGETFYGYLDTDGELLGAIAVDEEEINTLTITRMMVHPDHFRKGIAAALMTYVFEQYPDLPRYIVSTGTLNQPAVKLYTKFGFKPVEVVQIAPGVELTTFHKNKD; from the coding sequence ATGAAGATTCAATCTTTGTCATTGAATGATCTGGAGACCGTAGGGCAGCTCTGGCGACTGCAGCATGTAGCTTATCGGCTCGAAGCCGAGATCATCGGGTTCCAGGAAATTCCGCCTTTGATGGATACGATGGAGACACTTCAGAACTGTGGAGAGACTTTCTATGGCTATCTGGACACGGATGGGGAATTGCTTGGTGCGATTGCGGTGGATGAGGAAGAGATCAATACATTGACGATCACACGCATGATGGTGCATCCTGATCATTTTCGTAAAGGGATTGCTGCTGCTTTGATGACGTATGTGTTTGAACAGTATCCGGATCTTCCGCGTTATATCGTTTCCACAGGAACGTTGAACCAGCCAGCCGTGAAATTGTATACCAAATTCGGTTTTAAGCCCGTGGAGGTTGTACAGATTGCACCTGGAGTGGAATTAACGACATTTCATAAGAATAAAGATTAA
- the gatC gene encoding Asp-tRNA(Asn)/Glu-tRNA(Gln) amidotransferase subunit GatC: protein MSISNNDVQHVAKLARLNLTAEEEQTLTGQLNAILKYAEKLNELDTENIEPTTHVLHVSNVMREDETKESLSIEQVMRNAPDEEDGQFKVPAVME, encoded by the coding sequence ATGAGTATTTCGAATAATGACGTTCAGCATGTGGCCAAGCTGGCCCGGCTTAATTTGACTGCTGAAGAAGAGCAAACCCTGACAGGGCAGCTGAACGCGATTTTAAAATATGCTGAGAAGCTGAATGAACTGGATACAGAGAACATTGAGCCTACCACTCACGTGCTGCACGTCAGCAATGTGATGCGTGAAGATGAGACGAAAGAAAGTCTGTCGATTGAACAGGTCATGCGCAATGCACCAGATGAAGAAGACGGGCAATTCAAAGTGCCTGCTGTAATGGAATAA
- a CDS encoding YxlC family protein, protein MSRSEEQDEQEILKRMQQQMRVLDDAYEPVNIPSLASIEAQVKERKQMRRRANRIEMILFWIVGLFIIAFGALLFHSAPALYLGIQAISLCAAIAVGVIWSGRRRKETRHE, encoded by the coding sequence ATGAGCAGATCTGAGGAACAGGATGAACAAGAGATTCTGAAGCGGATGCAACAACAGATGAGAGTGCTCGATGATGCATATGAGCCTGTAAACATTCCTTCATTAGCCTCCATTGAAGCCCAAGTCAAGGAACGAAAACAAATGAGACGACGAGCCAATCGGATCGAAATGATTTTGTTCTGGATTGTGGGATTGTTCATTATCGCTTTTGGTGCCTTATTGTTCCATTCGGCTCCAGCTCTATATTTGGGTATCCAGGCGATTAGCTTGTGCGCAGCGATTGCCGTGGGAGTAATCTGGTCAGGGAGACGCCGGAAGGAGACTCGTCATGAATGA
- a CDS encoding thioredoxin family protein, whose protein sequence is MGKPNLSHKFGKGLPPKDFIESMTKNQSEFQANYDSFVWPSEDDREFFESLNHRDDLRVLILAADWCGDVVRNVPVVFQALEISGIPTEVLILENHPEVMDEFLTMGGRSVPVVIFADTGGHVLGQWGPRPQHVQEVMVEFKRLNPDREAADYQDNLAVARQEIGKRYGEGTESNAAIIRELRELISGY, encoded by the coding sequence ATGGGAAAACCAAACTTGTCTCACAAATTCGGTAAAGGTCTGCCACCGAAAGATTTCATTGAAAGCATGACGAAGAACCAAAGTGAGTTTCAGGCAAACTATGACAGCTTTGTATGGCCAAGTGAGGATGATCGTGAATTTTTCGAAAGCCTGAATCACCGCGATGATTTGCGTGTGTTAATTTTGGCTGCTGACTGGTGTGGAGACGTGGTACGCAATGTTCCGGTCGTGTTCCAGGCGCTGGAAATCTCCGGCATTCCGACAGAAGTTCTTATTTTGGAAAATCACCCTGAAGTGATGGATGAGTTCCTTACGATGGGCGGACGCTCTGTTCCTGTCGTTATTTTTGCAGATACGGGCGGACATGTACTGGGTCAATGGGGACCTCGTCCGCAACATGTGCAGGAAGTTATGGTTGAATTCAAACGTCTCAACCCGGACCGTGAAGCAGCAGATTATCAGGATAATTTGGCTGTAGCACGTCAAGAGATTGGTAAACGTTATGGGGAAGGAACGGAGTCAAATGCAGCTATTATTCGTGAGTTGCGTGAACTGATTTCGGGTTACTGA
- the gatB gene encoding Asp-tRNA(Asn)/Glu-tRNA(Gln) amidotransferase subunit GatB, with protein sequence MSASKYETVVGLEVHVELHTNSKIFCGCSTAFGAPPNTHTCPVCLGHPGVLPVLNRQAVDYAMKAAMALNCTVADVSKFDRKNYFYPDSPKAYQISQFDQPIGENGWIDIEVNGETKRIGITRLHLEEDAGKLTHVDGGYASLVDFNRVGTPLVEIVSEPEISSPEEARAYLEKLRAIMQYCDVSDVKMEEGSLRCDANISLRPHGQEKLGTRAELKNMNSFRGVQRGLEYEQFRQAEILDDGGEVVQETRRWDEAQGKTLSMRGKEQAHDYRYFPDPDLVKLHIDAAWKERIRASIPELPDERKARYTADYGLPNYDAEVITSSKAVADLFEDSLKYTKDAKAVSNWIMGDLLGYLNTSNLELTQVPLTGQGLGEMIGLLEKGTINSKIAKTVFKEMLESGKLPQQIVEEKGLVQISDSGAILAIVEQVVANNPQSVEDYKAGKQKAIGFLVGQVMKESKGKANPGLANQLLTDVLNR encoded by the coding sequence ATGTCCGCATCTAAATATGAAACGGTCGTTGGACTTGAAGTCCATGTCGAGTTGCATACAAACTCCAAAATCTTTTGCGGCTGCTCCACTGCCTTTGGAGCTCCGCCAAATACACATACTTGTCCGGTCTGTCTCGGACACCCAGGCGTATTGCCTGTATTGAATCGCCAGGCTGTAGATTACGCGATGAAAGCAGCCATGGCCCTTAACTGCACTGTTGCTGATGTCAGCAAGTTTGACCGCAAAAACTACTTCTATCCCGATTCTCCGAAAGCATATCAGATCTCACAATTCGATCAACCGATCGGTGAGAATGGCTGGATCGATATTGAAGTCAACGGTGAAACGAAGCGAATCGGCATTACGCGTCTTCATCTGGAAGAAGATGCAGGGAAGCTTACCCACGTGGACGGCGGCTATGCTTCATTGGTCGATTTCAACCGTGTTGGTACGCCGCTCGTGGAGATTGTCTCTGAGCCGGAGATTTCTTCTCCGGAGGAAGCTCGTGCATATCTGGAGAAATTGCGTGCCATCATGCAGTACTGTGATGTATCCGACGTGAAGATGGAAGAAGGTTCACTGCGTTGTGATGCCAACATTAGTTTGCGTCCGCATGGACAAGAGAAGCTGGGAACGAGAGCCGAACTGAAAAACATGAACTCCTTCCGTGGCGTTCAGCGTGGTCTGGAATATGAACAATTCCGCCAAGCGGAAATTTTGGACGACGGCGGCGAAGTGGTTCAGGAAACTCGTCGCTGGGATGAGGCTCAAGGGAAAACACTGTCGATGCGTGGTAAAGAGCAAGCGCATGACTATCGTTATTTCCCAGACCCGGACTTGGTTAAGCTGCATATCGATGCAGCCTGGAAAGAACGGATCAGAGCTTCCATACCGGAGCTTCCGGACGAGCGTAAAGCCCGTTATACCGCTGATTATGGACTGCCTAATTATGATGCTGAGGTTATTACCTCTTCCAAAGCGGTCGCTGATCTTTTTGAAGACAGTCTGAAATACACCAAGGATGCCAAAGCCGTATCCAACTGGATTATGGGTGATTTGCTTGGTTATTTGAATACAAGCAACCTTGAATTGACTCAGGTGCCACTGACTGGCCAAGGTCTGGGTGAGATGATTGGATTGCTTGAAAAAGGTACAATTAACAGTAAAATCGCCAAAACGGTATTTAAGGAAATGCTCGAGAGCGGCAAGCTTCCACAGCAAATTGTTGAAGAAAAAGGTCTGGTCCAGATTAGTGACTCAGGTGCCATTCTCGCGATTGTGGAGCAGGTTGTTGCGAACAACCCGCAATCCGTGGAAGATTACAAGGCTGGTAAGCAGAAGGCCATTGGCTTCCTCGTTGGTCAAGTCATGAAAGAAAGCAAAGGCAAAGCCAATCCGGGACTAGCCAATCAACTGCTTACAGATGTACTGAACCGCTAA
- a CDS encoding glycosyl hydrolase family 18 protein yields the protein MSRKSRYTRQKRRSFWPGFLAACVVAGGAYWLITNVWLNQIHEDPDWIGMNQPIFVDGQLMDGEASGTGDQLKLPVSVLQEAIDSGIRYEADTGDIIIATPQRVLHMKEGSTKAELNHRDYPMTVKPEVVGGEAYIPLKPLKEVYGIAIQEDVTTGAVLLMRGGDTIQYAEINTLSSKADKTVPLYKRGGESSPIIADMEQDARVRVWQTGDDQSFVQLDNGYAGYVANKYVTITEKKELDKPKFTLTAAEKKWQNKPVNLVWEAVYNRQPDVSSIGKMPGVNVVSPTWFHITDGQGNVKSKGDKAYVNWAHHSGMEVWGLMDNSFDPDVTKEAVASYETRTRIIEQMLEYAQTYHLDGINIDFENVYTDDGPNITQFVREIKAMARIHGLMLSVDVTPKSNSEMWSAFLDRRSLGSFADYIVVMAYDEHWAASPKAGSVASLPWTESSMRKILEEDEVPSNKLIMAVPLYTRIWTEETNDQGEVKVSSKAVGMSTVADLIKEKKLKPILDKQSGQNYVEYSEDGATKKIWIEDAVSLQARVDLVASLKLGGVAAWNRSFADASAWETLKQAGYSK from the coding sequence TTGAGTAGAAAAAGCAGATATACACGTCAGAAGCGCCGCTCGTTCTGGCCTGGATTTTTGGCTGCCTGTGTTGTTGCAGGCGGTGCTTATTGGCTAATAACGAATGTTTGGCTTAATCAGATTCACGAAGACCCCGACTGGATTGGTATGAATCAACCTATTTTTGTAGACGGACAATTGATGGATGGCGAGGCTTCAGGAACGGGAGATCAGCTTAAATTGCCTGTATCGGTGCTGCAAGAGGCGATCGATTCCGGAATACGTTATGAAGCAGACACAGGAGATATCATTATTGCAACACCGCAGCGAGTACTCCATATGAAGGAAGGCAGTACGAAAGCGGAACTTAATCATCGAGATTATCCCATGACGGTTAAACCGGAGGTGGTTGGGGGGGAAGCTTATATTCCGCTCAAACCATTGAAAGAAGTATATGGGATAGCTATACAGGAAGATGTTACAACGGGTGCCGTTCTGCTGATGCGTGGAGGTGACACGATTCAGTATGCGGAGATTAATACATTGTCTTCCAAGGCAGACAAAACGGTTCCTTTGTACAAACGCGGGGGAGAATCTTCTCCCATCATCGCCGATATGGAGCAGGACGCACGAGTAAGGGTATGGCAGACAGGTGATGACCAGAGCTTTGTTCAGTTGGATAATGGTTATGCCGGTTATGTGGCTAATAAGTATGTCACTATTACGGAGAAAAAGGAACTGGACAAGCCTAAATTTACCCTGACTGCGGCGGAGAAAAAGTGGCAGAATAAACCGGTCAACCTGGTTTGGGAAGCCGTATACAACCGACAGCCTGATGTGTCTTCGATTGGCAAGATGCCTGGAGTTAATGTGGTAAGCCCCACATGGTTCCATATTACAGATGGACAAGGCAACGTAAAAAGTAAAGGGGATAAAGCATACGTCAACTGGGCTCACCATTCCGGCATGGAAGTATGGGGCTTGATGGATAACAGCTTTGATCCGGATGTTACGAAAGAAGCCGTGGCCTCATATGAGACACGTACGCGTATTATAGAGCAGATGCTAGAGTATGCACAGACGTATCATTTGGACGGCATTAACATTGACTTTGAGAATGTCTATACAGACGATGGACCGAATATCACTCAATTTGTCCGCGAAATCAAAGCAATGGCGCGCATTCATGGTTTGATGCTCTCGGTTGATGTGACGCCGAAATCGAACAGTGAGATGTGGTCTGCTTTTCTGGATCGTCGCTCGTTAGGCTCTTTTGCCGATTATATTGTCGTTATGGCGTATGACGAGCACTGGGCTGCGAGTCCAAAGGCCGGTTCGGTTGCCTCGCTTCCTTGGACCGAGTCTTCTATGAGAAAGATCCTAGAAGAGGATGAAGTACCATCGAACAAATTGATTATGGCTGTGCCGCTATATACTCGAATCTGGACGGAAGAGACCAATGATCAAGGAGAAGTGAAAGTGTCCTCCAAAGCGGTAGGCATGAGCACCGTCGCAGACCTGATCAAGGAAAAGAAACTCAAACCTATTCTGGATAAACAAAGCGGACAGAATTATGTGGAATATTCCGAGGATGGGGCCACTAAGAAAATCTGGATAGAAGATGCCGTTTCGCTTCAGGCACGTGTTGATTTGGTTGCTTCGTTGAAATTGGGTGGAGTAGCTGCATGGAATCGAAGCTTCGCCGATGCATCAGCATGGGAGACGCTAAAACAGGCAGGGTATTCGAAATAA
- the gatA gene encoding Asp-tRNA(Asn)/Glu-tRNA(Gln) amidotransferase subunit GatA — protein MSLFEQSLPEIHNKLHAKELSVSDLVNQAYQNIGERDEKVKAYLALDEEQARARARQLDDRLVSGEEKGLLFGLPVGIKDNIVTNGLRTTCGSQFLRNFDPVYDATVVEKLKAADTVTIGKLNMDEFAMGGSNENSSFYPVRNPWALDRVPGGSSGGSAAAVAAGEAYFTLGSDTGGSIRQPASYCGVVGLKPTYGLVSRFGLVAFASSLDQIGPLTKNVEDSAYVLQAIAGYDAKDSTSAKVDIPDYLSGLTGNVKGLRIAVPKEYIGEGVDPQVKETVLSALKVLEGLGATWEEVSLPHTEYAVATYYLLASSEASSNLARFDGVRYGVRADNPENLLDLYHQSRSQGFGPEVKRRIMLGTYALSSGYYDAYYLKAQKVRTLIKQDFDDVFAKYDVIIGPTAPTTAFKLGSQVDDPLTMYLNDILTIPVSLAGVPAVSIPCGFSDGLPVGMQIIGKAFDETTVLRVAHAFEQNTEFHKQRPQL, from the coding sequence GTGAGTTTATTTGAACAATCGTTGCCGGAGATACATAACAAGCTGCACGCCAAGGAGCTGTCGGTCAGCGATCTGGTGAATCAGGCATATCAGAACATTGGTGAACGGGATGAAAAGGTTAAGGCTTATCTGGCGCTGGATGAAGAACAAGCACGTGCTCGTGCACGTCAACTGGATGATCGTCTCGTCAGCGGTGAGGAGAAAGGTTTGCTTTTCGGTCTGCCAGTCGGCATTAAGGACAACATCGTTACGAACGGACTGCGTACAACATGCGGCAGCCAGTTTTTGCGCAATTTCGACCCGGTGTATGATGCAACGGTTGTCGAGAAGCTGAAAGCGGCAGATACCGTGACGATCGGGAAGCTGAACATGGACGAATTCGCCATGGGCGGCTCTAATGAAAATTCAAGCTTCTACCCTGTACGTAACCCATGGGCACTCGATCGTGTTCCAGGCGGCTCCAGTGGTGGATCTGCTGCGGCTGTTGCGGCAGGAGAAGCTTATTTCACATTGGGATCAGATACAGGGGGCTCGATCAGACAGCCTGCATCCTATTGCGGCGTTGTTGGTTTGAAACCTACCTACGGACTCGTTTCCCGCTTTGGTCTGGTTGCATTCGCATCTTCCCTGGATCAAATTGGACCTTTGACGAAAAATGTCGAGGATTCTGCCTATGTGCTGCAAGCCATTGCTGGTTATGACGCCAAAGATTCGACATCCGCGAAAGTGGATATCCCGGATTACTTGAGCGGACTGACAGGGAATGTCAAAGGACTTCGCATTGCTGTTCCGAAGGAATACATTGGTGAAGGCGTCGATCCTCAAGTTAAAGAAACCGTCCTGTCTGCCCTGAAAGTCCTCGAAGGACTCGGTGCAACATGGGAAGAAGTATCGCTTCCGCATACCGAATATGCGGTGGCTACGTATTATCTGCTCGCTTCCTCAGAGGCTTCTTCGAACCTGGCTCGTTTCGACGGCGTGCGTTATGGTGTTCGTGCAGACAATCCGGAAAACTTGCTGGATTTGTACCACCAGTCCCGTAGTCAAGGTTTTGGTCCTGAAGTGAAACGACGCATCATGCTTGGAACCTATGCACTCAGCTCGGGTTACTACGATGCGTATTATTTGAAAGCTCAGAAAGTGCGTACGTTGATCAAACAGGATTTCGACGACGTATTTGCCAAATATGATGTCATCATTGGACCAACTGCGCCAACAACGGCATTCAAACTTGGTTCCCAAGTCGATGACCCACTTACGATGTATCTCAACGACATTCTGACTATTCCGGTCAGCCTGGCTGGTGTACCTGCAGTCAGCATCCCTTGCGGATTCTCGGATGGACTGCCTGTTGGCATGCAGATTATCGGTAAAGCTTTTGATGAAACGACCGTACTGCGCGTAGCGCATGCGTTTGAACAAAATACGGAATTCCACAAGCAGCGTCCGCAGCTGTAG